In the Leptotrichia sp. oral taxon 212 genome, one interval contains:
- a CDS encoding RNA-directed DNA polymerase, giving the protein MNDIDKEKFFNVDDNKKINNYKATEPIYFSIPKNISNRRLYKLPNLYSYLLLVFFVNKNKEEFIKIFEKNKLSTSKFFNFYGFVDTDELRQKLLYSGIRRLHLDLSNFYHTLYTHSIPWMIDGKVNAKSNKKDGFSNSLDTLIRKCQYDETYGIPTGNLISRLVSELYMCYFDKKIEEHGFRYSRYVDDICFPYSFESEEIEFLSIFRKICKEHNLMINENKTQIENFPFLNKSDKTKIFGYFDNIEKKLTIEKWVEKIKNFIDYCIAEEASGNKGAIKCIFSGLKKINPKNNKINEIFSFYSSKTNFNIFEKILDASLKDSKLTNKFIDLFETLKRKGFKRENAEKIVNEYFSNNKIEYQKK; this is encoded by the coding sequence ATGAATGATATTGATAAAGAAAAGTTTTTTAACGTAGATGATAATAAAAAAATTAATAACTATAAAGCAACAGAACCGATATATTTTTCAATACCCAAAAATATATCAAATAGGAGATTATATAAATTGCCCAATCTTTATAGTTATTTATTATTAGTATTTTTTGTTAATAAAAATAAGGAGGAATTTATAAAAATATTTGAAAAAAATAAGCTTTCGACTTCTAAATTTTTTAATTTTTATGGATTTGTGGATACCGATGAGTTAAGACAAAAATTATTATATTCTGGAATAAGAAGATTGCATTTAGATTTATCAAATTTTTATCATACTTTATACACACATAGTATTCCTTGGATGATTGATGGCAAAGTTAATGCAAAAAGTAATAAAAAAGATGGATTTTCAAATAGTTTAGATACTTTAATTAGAAAATGTCAATATGATGAAACATATGGAATTCCTACAGGCAATTTAATTTCTAGATTAGTGTCTGAACTATATATGTGCTATTTTGATAAAAAAATAGAAGAACACGGATTTAGATATTCGAGATACGTTGATGATATTTGTTTTCCATATTCATTTGAGAGTGAAGAAATAGAATTTTTAAGTATATTTAGAAAAATTTGTAAAGAACATAATCTAATGATTAATGAGAATAAGACTCAAATTGAGAATTTTCCTTTTTTAAACAAGAGTGATAAAACAAAAATTTTTGGTTATTTTGATAATATTGAAAAAAAATTAACGATAGAGAAATGGGTTGAAAAAATTAAAAACTTTATAGATTATTGTATTGCAGAAGAAGCATCAGGTAATAAAGGAGCAATAAAATGTATTTTTTCAGGTTTAAAAAAAATAAATCCTAAAAATAATAAGATAAATGAAATATTTAGTTTTTATTCTTCAAAAACAAATTTTAATATTTTTGAAAAAATTTTAGATGCTTCTTTAAAGGATTCAAAATTAACAAATAAATTTATTGATTTATTTGAAACATTAAAAAGAAAAGGATTTAAGAGAGAAAATGCTGAAAAAATTGTTAATGAATATTTCAGTAATAATAAAATAGAGTATCAAAAAAAATAG
- a CDS encoding site-specific DNA-methyltransferase — translation MKNNKIKRDINNVVNDNLKALEQLFPSAVKDGQLDVKALKEELGDFEEVGNERYELNWAGKQNAKKIVQQGIGNKTLKFVEKDSKNTDTTENIYIEGDNLEVLKLLRQNYYNSIKMIYIDPPYNTGNDFVYNDTFKMDKEESDKAEEIISENNEKLQKNQKSTNRYHANWLNMMYPRLKLARDLLTDDGVIFISIDDNEQANLKRLCDEIFGEENFVIQCIVEKSKNGLGDKKGFSLNHDYLFCYQKTENAVFKGISPSLEYLKKFDKKDDHGRYKMDGILMKKGEGSRREDAPTLYFPLYYSLKSGEVFLEYKEGLEERYPYKSDGTEGRWTWGKEKIKNESYKLYASSNGTIYIKDYFEKGRRERLKSILKDKDYLNNKATNEVKEVFSNKKIFDTPKPKELLKHLVDNSTNCNDIILDFFSGSATTAHAVMQLNSEDNGNRKYIMVQLPEITDEKSEAFKAGYKNIAEIGKERIGRAGEKIKQEIEEYNSNLKLGEEPKKVPDIGFKAFKVDDTNIKWYDMENFNEDGQYSFDDPDSLDFVLGSNDIDIVYEIMLRQNDVPLSENLEVLTDIGNRTYLYASTYLICLETEITEQMVEKLALLEPLPIKFVFRDSAFKDNISLKDETFRKLSSLIERNSGESKVSYRVEFI, via the coding sequence ATGAAAAATAATAAAATAAAAAGAGATATAAATAATGTGGTAAATGACAATTTGAAAGCACTGGAGCAATTATTTCCATCTGCTGTAAAGGATGGACAGCTGGATGTAAAGGCATTGAAGGAAGAGCTGGGAGATTTTGAAGAAGTAGGAAATGAAAGATACGAACTGAATTGGGCTGGAAAACAAAATGCAAAGAAAATAGTGCAGCAGGGAATTGGAAATAAAACATTGAAATTTGTGGAAAAAGATAGTAAAAATACTGATACAACAGAAAATATATATATCGAAGGAGATAATCTGGAAGTATTGAAACTGTTAAGACAGAATTATTACAACTCAATAAAAATGATATATATTGACCCACCTTACAATACAGGAAATGATTTTGTCTATAATGATACTTTTAAAATGGACAAGGAAGAGAGCGACAAGGCAGAGGAAATAATATCAGAAAATAATGAAAAACTGCAGAAAAATCAGAAGTCAACTAATAGATATCATGCAAACTGGCTGAATATGATGTATCCAAGATTGAAACTGGCTAGAGATTTACTGACTGATGATGGAGTTATATTTATAAGTATTGATGATAATGAGCAGGCTAATCTTAAGAGATTGTGTGATGAGATTTTTGGGGAAGAGAATTTTGTGATACAATGTATTGTAGAAAAAAGTAAGAATGGATTAGGAGATAAAAAAGGATTTTCTTTAAATCATGATTATCTTTTTTGTTATCAAAAGACAGAGAATGCTGTATTTAAAGGAATTTCTCCAAGTTTAGAATATTTAAAAAAATTTGATAAAAAAGATGATCATGGAAGATATAAAATGGATGGGATTTTAATGAAAAAAGGTGAAGGAAGTAGAAGAGAAGATGCTCCAACACTATATTTTCCTTTATATTATTCTTTGAAGAGTGGTGAAGTTTTTTTGGAATATAAGGAAGGACTAGAAGAAAGATATCCTTATAAATCAGATGGAACTGAAGGAAGATGGACTTGGGGAAAAGAAAAAATAAAAAATGAAAGTTATAAGTTATATGCAAGTAGTAATGGAACTATTTATATAAAAGATTATTTTGAAAAGGGAAGAAGAGAAAGATTAAAAAGTATTTTGAAAGATAAAGACTATTTAAATAATAAAGCTACTAATGAAGTAAAAGAAGTATTTTCTAATAAAAAAATATTCGATACTCCGAAACCAAAAGAATTATTGAAACATCTTGTGGATAATAGTACAAATTGTAATGACATTATACTTGATTTTTTTTCAGGTTCAGCAACAACAGCTCATGCTGTTATGCAGTTAAACAGTGAAGATAACGGAAACAGAAAATATATAATGGTTCAGTTACCTGAAATAACTGATGAAAAATCAGAAGCATTTAAGGCTGGATATAAAAATATTGCAGAAATTGGAAAAGAGAGAATCGGACGTGCCGGAGAAAAGATAAAACAGGAAATAGAAGAATATAACTCAAATCTGAAACTTGGAGAAGAGCCTAAAAAAGTTCCAGATATTGGATTTAAAGCATTTAAAGTGGATGATACAAATATAAAATGGTATGACATGGAGAATTTTAATGAAGATGGTCAGTATTCTTTTGATGATCCTGATTCATTGGATTTTGTGCTTGGAAGCAATGATATTGATATTGTTTATGAAATAATGTTAAGACAGAATGATGTTCCTTTGTCAGAAAATCTGGAAGTGTTGACAGATATTGGAAATAGAACTTATCTGTATGCAAGTACATACTTGATTTGCCTTGAAACAGAAATAACAGAGCAAATGGTGGAAAAATTAGCTTTATTAGAGCCGTTACCAATAAAATTTGTATTTAGAGATTCTGCATTTAAGGATAATATTTCATTGAAGGATGAGACTTTTAGGAAGTTAAGTAGTCTGATTGAGAGAAATTCTGGAGAGAGTAAGGTTAGTTATAGGGTTGAGTTTATTTAA
- a CDS encoding DUF4391 domain-containing protein yields the protein MINMPERYEVNQEIKLKNLILKEFKSDEKKKIKEYVKLVTLKSMINDEEIPSVEDERYIFTVIQYFEFEISDIKKAGFLANLYQEAIKSPCVLRFYDNSKEVYSLALKRLNQNDRNEIVVTDTVMTEIFDLSMSSSAKREVEGALDCSKILNRTNKVNFYSEMFIKNYILKNQKYYQKSGNIL from the coding sequence ATGATAAATATGCCGGAAAGATATGAAGTAAATCAGGAAATAAAATTGAAGAATCTTATTCTGAAGGAATTTAAATCTGATGAAAAAAAGAAAATAAAGGAATATGTAAAATTAGTAACATTAAAATCTATGATAAATGATGAAGAAATACCAAGTGTAGAAGATGAAAGATATATTTTTACAGTAATTCAGTATTTTGAATTTGAAATAAGCGATATAAAAAAGGCAGGATTTCTTGCCAATCTATATCAGGAAGCAATTAAATCTCCATGTGTATTAAGATTTTATGATAATTCAAAAGAAGTGTATTCATTAGCTTTGAAAAGGCTAAATCAAAATGACAGAAATGAAATAGTAGTTACAGACACTGTAATGACTGAAATATTTGACTTGTCAATGTCGAGTTCAGCAAAAAGGGAAGTGGAAGGAGCATTAGACTGCTCCAAAATTTTAAATCGGACCAATAAGGTTAATTTTTATTCTGAAATGTTTATAAAAAATTATATTTTAAAAAATCAAAAATATTATCAGAAATCAGGAAATATTTTATAA